A region from the Triticum urartu cultivar G1812 chromosome 1, Tu2.1, whole genome shotgun sequence genome encodes:
- the LOC125534341 gene encoding uncharacterized protein At3g28850-like, whose product MWSSWSRRKPAAGRLTHSPSLSSSATSPSKEHSGIGSVLDDAAAPPAGGGKIVLHRVRSSTKLRTCKSFAAAEEAAAAAVAAERRVVLYFTSLRAVRPTFEACRDVRAILRGLRVGVDERDVSMDAAFLTELRALMRRDQPPLPQLFVAGRLVGDADDVRALHESGELRRVVAGAPQLPPTPCASCGGSRFAPCVACGGSHRWFSEKTRGFRVCAACNENGLVRCTACSRG is encoded by the coding sequence ATGTGGTCGTCGTGGAGCCGGCGGAAGCCAGCCGCCGGGCGGCTCACGCATTCCCCGTCGTTATCCTCGTCTGCCACGTCGCCGTCCAAAGAGCACAGCGGCATCGGCTCCGTCCTTGACGATGCGGCGGCACCCCCCGCCGGCGGAGGCAAGATCGTCCTGCACCGCGTGCGGTCGTCGACCAAGCTACGGACGTGCAAGTCGTTCGCGGCGGCCGAGGAGGCAGCGGCGGCCGCGGTGGCGGCCGAGCGGCGTGTCGTGCTCTACTTCACCTCCCTACGAGCCGTGCGGCCCACGTTCGAGGCCTGCCGCGACGTGCGCGCCATCCTGCGCGGCCTCCGTGTCGGCGTCGACGAGCGGGACGTGTCCATGGACGCGGCGTTCCTCACCGAGCTCCGCGCGCTGATGCGGCGGGACCAACCGCCGCTGCCGCAGCTATTCGTCGCCGGACGGCTCGTCGGAGACGCGGATGACGTGCGCGCGCTGCACGAGAGCGGGGAGCTCCGGCGCGTCGTGGCCGGGGCGCCGCAACTTCCACCCACGCCGTGCGCGTCCTGCGGCGGCTCGCGGTTCGCCCCCTGCGTCGCGTGCGGCGGCAGCCATCGCTGGTTCAGCGAGAAGACTAGGGGGTTCCGTGTCTGCGCAGCGTGCAACGAGAACGGCCTCGTGCGGTGCACCGCATGCTCCCGCGGCTGA